The genomic segment CCCCCTCGGTGACCTGCTCACAGCGGCAGACGATCCTTCCGTAGAGCGGATCCTTTTTTATCAGAGCCGCCTTCTCCTCGGGGCTCAGGGCGCTGAACCTGATCACCTTCCGGCGCCGGGGGTTGAAGTCCTCCTTCTCCTCCAGCCCGCCGGTGATCTCTTTCATGATCTCCACGATATGAAGGGCGATGGCCGGAGCCGAAGTCAGCCCCGGGGATTCGATGCCGGCCACATTGATGAACCCTTTGACCCGGTCGGAGGCACCGATGATAAAATCGCCGCCATCCGGGGTAGCCCTCAAACCCGTGAATTGTGTGATACATTGATTGAATGGAATGCGCGAACATGTTTTCGCCGCCTCCGCCCTGACATAATCAAGCCGGGCACGGGTAGTGGCGAAATTTGTCTTCTCATCGACATCCTCGGAATCCGGGCCCACGAGGAGGTTGCCATGCACGGTGGGCAGAACGAGCACCCCCTTGCCCATCTTACCGGGGCACTGAAAGATGGGCATGCTCACCAGGTTGCCCGCGGTCTTGTCCAGCACAAAATACTGCCCCCGGCGTGGGGTTATCCTGAAATCGGACTCGGTGACCATCCCGTAGATCTCATCGGCATGCAGCCCGGCACAATTGATTATATACCGAGTCTTGAAAACACCATCGTTGGTGATAACCTTGAATTCATCCCCAATTTTCTGTATATCTTCAACCTGCCGATTAAGGAAAAGTTGAGCCCCGTTCTCCAGGGCATTTTCGGTGAGAGCCACGGTCAATTCAAAGGGGCAAACTATGCCACAGTCCGGAGCCAGGAGCGCCCCGACCACCGTGTCATTGAGGTTGGGCTCAAGT from the Bacillota bacterium genome contains:
- a CDS encoding NAD(P)/FAD-dependent oxidoreductase — its product is MLYDVIVIGAGISGASVARELSRYKLKIAILEKNNDVAEGTTKANSAIVHCGYDPVPGTLKARFNVLGNPLFDRLSEELDVPFKRTGSMVVAFNDEELQVLQDLYDRGMANGVKRLRILDAEEVAELEPNLNDTVVGALLAPDCGIVCPFELTVALTENALENGAQLFLNRQVEDIQKIGDEFKVITNDGVFKTRYIINCAGLHADEIYGMVTESDFRITPRRGQYFVLDKTAGNLVSMPIFQCPGKMGKGVLVLPTVHGNLLVGPDSEDVDEKTNFATTRARLDYVRAEAAKTCSRIPFNQCITQFTGLRATPDGGDFIIGASDRVKGFINVAGIESPGLTSAPAIALHIVEIMKEITGGLEEKEDFNPRRRKVIRFSALSPEEKAALIKKDPLYGRIVCRCEQVTEGEIVDAIRRKAGATSLDGIKRRVRPGMGRCQGGFCSSRTMEILSRELQISVLDVVKKGKDSRVLTGTTKKGIPEEGRR